From the genome of Deinococcus sp. JMULE3, one region includes:
- a CDS encoding TrkH family potassium uptake protein, translated as MTRARRRARRLRPPQLIALVYLLGIALGAAALHLPGMTRPGADLSVVDLIFTATSAICITGLVVADTGEAFTRLGQVTILLLAQVGGLGILTFGTLFALLTGRRVNFSERQQLAQQVNALDVGGVLGLVRIIFLYTFVAQGVGTLLLSLRFVPQFGLGEGLYQSVFHSISAYNNAGFVVVPGGMLPYAQDPLVSGVIALLIVLGGLGFLVQLNLLTHLANPRRTRLMVYSRLTLVTTGALLALGAALLLALEWRGAFSGLGTGGKLLAAAFQSVTPRSGGFATVDLLALAPGSVFLLIALMFIGANSGSTGGGIKTSTFAILLGSAWNLIRGRTELIAFGRRVMPENVVRAGTITTIYTLLVFTGFFLMLVTNPALGFTPLLFETVSAAATVGLSLDVTHRLNDAGLVVLCALMYLGRIGPVTFALALSLRETPGSVIKYPPERDILVG; from the coding sequence GTGACGCGTGCGCGTCGCCGGGCGCGCAGGCTCCGGCCGCCGCAGCTGATCGCGCTGGTGTACCTGCTGGGCATCGCGCTGGGCGCGGCGGCGCTGCACCTGCCGGGCATGACGCGGCCCGGCGCGGACCTGAGCGTGGTGGACCTGATCTTCACGGCGACCAGCGCGATCTGCATCACGGGACTGGTCGTGGCGGATACCGGCGAGGCGTTCACGCGGCTGGGACAGGTGACGATCCTGCTGCTGGCGCAGGTGGGCGGACTGGGCATCCTGACGTTCGGGACACTGTTCGCGCTGCTGACGGGGCGGCGCGTGAACTTCAGCGAGCGGCAGCAGCTGGCGCAGCAGGTGAACGCCCTGGACGTGGGGGGCGTGCTGGGACTGGTGCGGATCATCTTCCTGTACACCTTCGTGGCGCAGGGGGTGGGAACGCTGCTGCTGTCCCTGCGGTTCGTGCCGCAGTTCGGGCTGGGCGAGGGCCTGTACCAGTCGGTGTTCCACTCGATCAGCGCGTACAACAACGCGGGCTTCGTGGTGGTGCCCGGCGGGATGCTCCCGTACGCGCAGGACCCGCTGGTGAGTGGCGTGATCGCGCTGCTGATCGTGCTGGGCGGCCTGGGGTTCCTGGTGCAGCTGAACCTCCTGACGCACCTGGCGAACCCGCGCCGCACGCGCCTGATGGTGTACAGCCGCCTGACGCTGGTGACGACCGGGGCGCTGCTGGCGCTGGGCGCGGCGCTGCTGCTGGCCCTGGAGTGGCGGGGCGCATTCTCGGGCCTGGGCACTGGCGGGAAGCTGCTGGCCGCGGCGTTCCAGAGCGTCACGCCCCGCTCCGGGGGCTTCGCGACGGTGGACCTGCTGGCGCTGGCGCCGGGGAGCGTGTTCCTGCTGATCGCACTGATGTTCATCGGGGCGAACAGCGGCTCGACCGGTGGGGGCATCAAGACGAGTACGTTCGCGATCCTGCTGGGCAGCGCGTGGAACCTGATCCGGGGCCGCACGGAACTCATCGCGTTCGGGCGGCGCGTGATGCCGGAGAACGTCGTGCGGGCCGGGACGATCACGACCATCTACACGCTGCTGGTGTTCACGGGGTTCTTCCTGATGCTGGTCACGAATCCGGCGCTGGGCTTCACGCCGCTGCTGTTCGAGACGGTCAGCGCGGCGGCGACGGTGGGCCTGAGCCTCGACGTGACGCACCGCCTGAACGACGCGGGCCTGGTGGTCCTGTGCGCGCTGATGTACCTGGGGCGGATCGGGCCGGTGACGTTCGCGCTGGCGCTGAGCCTGCGGGAGACGCCGGGCAGCGTGATCAAGTACCCGCCGGAACGCGACATCCTGGTGGGATGA
- a CDS encoding TrkH family potassium uptake protein produces MLARLNPPQLIALSFAVAILLGGLLLTLPGLHGVNEDGTRRSVSFLQALFTATSALCVTGLNVIDPSRDFNRAGQLVIMLLIQLGGLGIITFGTSFALLSRRRVNFTERMRVAQQVGALNAGGVLGLIRSIFLYTFLIELAGAALLAFRFVPQEGWGPGLFYALFHSVSAFNNAGFALYSDNLMGFVGDPLVSGVIALLIILGGTGFLVQLNVVAHLMNPRRNRLMVHSKLVLTMMAALLVVGTLGYLAFEWSNPKTLAPLGFGEKLLASFFQSVTTRTAGFNTLDYGAMQLSTLFMTIILMFIGANPGGTGGGIKTSTFYVMMASAWSMVRGRRDTTLFRRRIDTDTILRAMTVGLLSIGLVNVMFLLLLVFNSRADVLFVNLFFEAVSAFGTVGLSMNTTPLLNANQQVVLILLMFLGRIGPLTFAVAFNRPDSRALIRYPADKDILIG; encoded by the coding sequence CTGCTGGCCCGCCTGAACCCGCCGCAGCTGATCGCGTTGTCGTTCGCGGTGGCGATCCTGCTGGGTGGGCTGCTGCTGACCCTGCCGGGCCTGCACGGCGTGAACGAGGACGGCACGCGCCGCAGCGTGAGCTTCCTGCAGGCGCTGTTCACGGCGACCAGCGCGCTGTGCGTGACGGGCCTGAACGTCATCGACCCCAGCCGGGACTTCAACCGGGCGGGGCAGCTGGTGATCATGCTGCTCATTCAGCTGGGCGGCCTGGGGATCATCACGTTCGGCACGTCCTTCGCGCTGCTGTCGCGCCGCCGCGTGAACTTCACCGAGCGGATGCGCGTGGCGCAGCAGGTGGGCGCGCTGAACGCGGGTGGGGTGCTGGGATTGATCCGCAGCATCTTCCTGTACACGTTCCTGATCGAACTGGCGGGCGCGGCGCTGCTGGCGTTCCGGTTCGTGCCGCAGGAGGGCTGGGGGCCGGGGCTGTTCTACGCGCTGTTCCACTCGGTCAGTGCGTTCAACAACGCGGGTTTTGCGCTGTACAGCGACAACCTGATGGGTTTCGTGGGCGACCCGCTGGTGAGCGGAGTGATCGCGCTGCTGATCATCCTGGGCGGCACGGGCTTCCTGGTGCAACTGAACGTGGTGGCGCACCTGATGAACCCGCGCCGCAACCGCCTGATGGTGCACAGCAAGCTGGTGCTGACCATGATGGCCGCGCTGCTGGTGGTGGGCACGCTGGGGTACCTGGCGTTCGAGTGGAGCAACCCGAAGACGCTGGCGCCGCTGGGCTTCGGGGAGAAGCTGCTGGCGAGTTTCTTCCAGAGCGTCACGACGCGCACGGCGGGCTTCAACACGCTGGATTATGGCGCGATGCAGTTGTCCACGCTGTTCATGACGATCATCCTGATGTTCATCGGCGCGAACCCCGGCGGGACGGGTGGCGGCATCAAGACCAGCACCTTCTACGTGATGATGGCTTCCGCGTGGAGCATGGTGCGCGGGCGGCGCGACACGACGCTGTTCCGGCGGCGCATCGACACGGACACGATCCTGCGGGCCATGACGGTCGGGCTGCTGAGCATCGGGCTGGTGAACGTGATGTTCCTGCTGCTGCTGGTGTTCAATTCCCGCGCGGACGTACTGTTCGTGAACCTGTTCTTCGAGGCGGTCAGCGCGTTCGGCACGGTGGGCCTGAGCATGAACACCACGCCGCTGCTGAACGCGAATCAGCAGGTCGTGCTGATTCTCCTGATGTTCCTGGGCCGCATCGGGCCGCTGACGTTCGCGGTGGCGTTCAACCGGCCTGACAGTCGCGCGCTGATCCGCTACCCGGCGGACAAGGATATCCTGATCGGATGA
- a CDS encoding methyltransferase domain-containing protein, whose protein sequence is MPRPARPDRNAPKGRPRPKVDHRTRQPAREYELDVLAGLEDVAATELSGVPLARDVRGLRFWFPGSPERLTRMRSVVAVYRIRTWDVPRPRGLLGNQQLSELTEYLREVVEVGGHQSFRFGAAGKDSPVMQRLAEELQQSLNLPHDPEAGELLIRLRPSDDAQGWDVLARITPRPLSARPWRVCNMAGGLNATIAYAAHKLAGQRDADRIFNPMSGSGTLLIERDLMGPSAALVGVDINPEAVRCAQENIRAAKRQIEVAHRDALHTDLPARSFDLIMADLPWGDAISSHGANETLYPAFLTEMHRLTSQRGRLCVITHEIRLFERVLAQQQKWHAHELFQVASGGHHPKAYLLSKR, encoded by the coding sequence ATGCCGCGCCCTGCCCGCCCCGACCGAAACGCGCCCAAGGGCCGCCCCCGCCCCAAAGTGGACCACCGCACCCGCCAGCCCGCCCGCGAGTACGAACTCGACGTGCTGGCCGGACTGGAAGACGTCGCCGCGACCGAACTGAGCGGCGTGCCGCTGGCCCGCGACGTGCGCGGCCTGCGCTTCTGGTTCCCCGGCAGCCCCGAACGCCTGACCCGCATGCGCAGCGTCGTTGCCGTGTACCGCATCCGCACCTGGGACGTGCCCCGCCCGCGCGGCCTGCTGGGCAACCAGCAGCTTTCCGAACTCACCGAGTACCTGCGTGAGGTCGTGGAGGTCGGCGGGCACCAGTCCTTCCGCTTCGGCGCGGCCGGGAAGGACAGCCCGGTCATGCAGCGCCTCGCGGAGGAACTCCAGCAGAGCCTGAACCTCCCGCACGACCCCGAGGCGGGCGAACTGCTGATCCGCCTGCGTCCCAGCGACGACGCTCAGGGCTGGGACGTCCTGGCCCGCATCACGCCCAGGCCCCTCAGCGCCCGCCCGTGGCGCGTGTGCAACATGGCGGGCGGCCTGAACGCCACCATCGCGTACGCCGCACACAAACTCGCCGGGCAGCGCGACGCCGACCGCATCTTCAACCCCATGAGCGGCAGCGGCACCCTCCTGATCGAACGGGACCTGATGGGACCCAGCGCCGCCCTGGTCGGCGTGGACATCAACCCCGAAGCCGTGCGGTGCGCGCAGGAGAACATCCGCGCCGCCAAACGCCAGATCGAGGTCGCCCACCGCGACGCCCTCCACACCGACCTCCCCGCCCGGTCCTTCGACCTGATCATGGCCGACCTCCCCTGGGGCGACGCGATCAGCAGCCACGGCGCGAACGAGACCCTCTACCCCGCCTTCCTGACCGAGATGCACCGCCTCACCAGCCAGCGCGGCCGCCTGTGCGTCATCACCCACGAGATCCGCCTGTTCGAACGCGTCCTGGCACAGCAGCAGAAATGGCACGCGCACGAACTCTTCCAGGTCGCCAGCGGCGGCCACCACCCCAAGGCGTACCTGCTCAGCAAAAGGTAG
- a CDS encoding Gfo/Idh/MocA family protein has protein sequence MTDRPFRWGLLGAARIARALIPAIREAGGEVVGFGARDPHSARAQAFAQQWDVPVLGTYEDVIAADVDAVYNPLPNDAHLPWSEAALRAGKHALTEKPVALNAAQAQALADAARDTGRLHLEAFAYRFQPHVDRVREIAAQDLGEIRAVRGLFGFHMTNPDDFRWNADQGGGALLDVGTYPVNLIRLLLGEPAAVTAQARWTPGGVDLGLSGTLEYPHALASLDCGFDWDEGGSTQRLTVIGTRGTLDVDGVFHSHTQEPTTLRVETDRRTRTEQIGPGNGYARMVAHLQRAARGQEALLFTPDDAVAQARVLDALLHAARTGQRVALPDH, from the coding sequence ATGACCGACCGACCGTTCCGCTGGGGGCTGCTGGGGGCCGCCCGCATTGCCCGCGCGCTGATTCCCGCGATTCGCGAGGCGGGCGGTGAGGTCGTGGGTTTCGGCGCGCGGGACCCGCACTCCGCGCGGGCGCAGGCGTTCGCGCAGCAGTGGGACGTGCCGGTGCTCGGTACGTACGAGGATGTGATCGCGGCGGACGTGGACGCCGTGTACAACCCCCTCCCGAACGACGCGCACCTGCCCTGGAGCGAGGCCGCGCTGCGCGCCGGGAAGCACGCCCTGACCGAGAAACCCGTCGCGCTGAACGCCGCGCAGGCGCAGGCCCTCGCGGACGCCGCGCGCGACACCGGGCGGCTGCATCTGGAGGCGTTCGCGTACCGCTTCCAGCCGCACGTGGACCGCGTGCGCGAGATCGCCGCGCAGGACCTCGGGGAGATCCGCGCCGTGCGGGGCCTGTTCGGGTTCCACATGACCAACCCGGACGACTTCCGCTGGAACGCCGACCAGGGCGGCGGGGCGCTGCTGGACGTCGGCACGTACCCCGTGAACCTCATCCGGCTGCTGCTGGGCGAACCCGCCGCCGTGACCGCCCAGGCCCGCTGGACGCCCGGCGGGGTGGACCTCGGCCTGAGCGGCACCCTGGAATACCCGCACGCCCTGGCGAGCCTCGACTGCGGCTTCGACTGGGACGAGGGAGGCAGCACCCAGCGCCTGACCGTGATCGGCACGCGCGGCACGCTGGACGTGGACGGCGTGTTCCACAGCCACACGCAGGAGCCCACCACCCTGCGCGTCGAGACGGACCGCCGCACCCGCACCGAACAGATCGGCCCCGGCAACGGCTACGCCCGCATGGTCGCGCACCTCCAGCGCGCCGCACGCGGCCAGGAGGCACTGCTCTTCACGCCGGACGACGCCGTCGCGCAGGCCCGCGTACTCGACGCGCTGCTGCACGCCGCGCGCACCGGGCAGCGGGTGGCCCTGCCGGACCACTGA
- a CDS encoding quinate 5-dehydrogenase produces MTDILQGWQPAPAGHKHVVSVSLGSSARNAREEVTVLGQPFIIERLGTDGDPEKMAALFQALDGKVDAFGLGGADLYVIADEKRYTFRNVRALVKNAVKTPVLDGSGLKNTLERDAIAQLDPILNWRTQKVLMVSAVDRFGMAEALAQHHADIVFGDIVFGLNLDRPLRSITSLRRVAKLVLPVITQLPQDWFYPTGAKQESSVQGSGTKYYAWADVIAGDTHYAKRYAPQDLSGKTILTQTITAADREWMKTRGVKRLITTTPRMGSRNFATNVLEAMFVALSGKREALTGPEYLEFIRQVGFKPEVNEL; encoded by the coding sequence ATGACCGACATCCTCCAGGGCTGGCAGCCCGCGCCCGCCGGGCACAAGCACGTCGTGAGCGTCAGCCTGGGCAGCAGCGCCCGCAACGCCCGCGAAGAGGTGACCGTGCTGGGCCAGCCGTTCATCATCGAACGCCTCGGCACCGACGGCGACCCGGAGAAGATGGCGGCGCTGTTCCAGGCGCTCGACGGCAAGGTGGACGCCTTCGGGCTGGGCGGCGCGGACCTGTACGTCATCGCGGACGAGAAGCGCTACACCTTCCGCAACGTCCGCGCCCTCGTGAAGAACGCTGTCAAAACGCCGGTCCTGGACGGCTCGGGCCTGAAGAACACCCTGGAACGCGACGCCATCGCGCAGCTCGACCCGATCCTGAACTGGCGCACCCAGAAGGTCCTGATGGTGTCCGCCGTGGACCGCTTCGGCATGGCCGAGGCCCTCGCGCAGCACCACGCCGACATCGTGTTCGGGGACATCGTGTTCGGCCTGAACCTCGACCGGCCCCTGCGCAGCATCACCTCCCTGCGCCGCGTCGCCAAACTCGTGCTGCCGGTCATCACGCAGCTCCCGCAGGACTGGTTCTACCCCACGGGCGCCAAGCAGGAGAGCAGCGTGCAGGGCAGCGGGACGAAGTACTACGCCTGGGCGGACGTGATCGCCGGGGACACCCACTACGCCAAACGCTACGCCCCGCAGGACCTCAGCGGAAAGACGATCCTCACGCAGACCATCACCGCCGCCGACCGCGAGTGGATGAAGACGCGCGGCGTGAAGCGCCTGATCACCACCACGCCCCGCATGGGCAGCCGCAACTTCGCCACGAACGTCCTGGAAGCCATGTTCGTCGCCCTGAGCGGCAAACGCGAGGCCCTGACCGGCCCCGAGTACCTGGAATTCATCCGGCAGGTGGGCTTCAAACCCGAAGTCAACGAGCTGTAA
- a CDS encoding aminoglycoside phosphotransferase family protein — protein MPALPDLTPAELAAFARQFALEGPLTRLPSVGIVNRVYRARRAGQDVVLRVPLPGDAADALTESVAVPAAVRAGLPTPELLVFDDSRAVLDAPVSVYAFAPGRSLDGLGWAHGDPRLSRAWREAGRALAALHAGVDSAPDPHGYLETIKPPDPARTRARVLTAERLGTAEADWATDLTARLLSETPPPAQPAFLHDDLHAGNLMVNGDGAVTALIDWGDAGWGDPALDLSYSGPLAVPDLLAGYCEASGTTDDALTLRVLAYTLDNATRYLTRQPEAHENGDLWYTRPTTALMQLLRISPRVPQWQEALGQ, from the coding sequence GTGCCGGCCCTGCCTGACCTGACCCCCGCCGAACTGGCCGCCTTCGCGCGGCAGTTCGCGCTGGAGGGACCCCTGACGCGCCTGCCCAGCGTGGGCATCGTGAACCGCGTGTACCGCGCCCGCCGCGCCGGGCAGGACGTGGTGCTACGCGTGCCCCTGCCCGGCGACGCGGCGGACGCCCTGACCGAGAGCGTCGCCGTGCCCGCGGCGGTCCGGGCGGGCCTTCCGACGCCGGAACTGCTGGTGTTCGACGATTCCCGCGCGGTGCTGGACGCGCCGGTCAGCGTGTACGCCTTCGCGCCGGGCCGCAGCCTGGACGGCCTGGGCTGGGCGCACGGCGACCCACGCCTGTCGCGCGCGTGGCGGGAGGCAGGCCGCGCCCTGGCCGCCCTGCACGCGGGCGTGGACAGCGCACCCGACCCACACGGGTACCTGGAAACCATCAAGCCGCCCGACCCGGCCCGCACCCGCGCGCGCGTCCTGACCGCCGAGCGGCTGGGCACCGCCGAGGCGGACTGGGCGACCGACCTGACCGCCCGCCTGCTGAGCGAGACCCCGCCGCCCGCGCAGCCCGCCTTCCTGCACGACGACCTGCACGCCGGGAACCTGATGGTCAATGGGGACGGCGCGGTCACCGCCCTGATCGACTGGGGGGACGCCGGGTGGGGCGACCCGGCCCTGGACCTCAGCTATTCCGGGCCGCTCGCGGTTCCCGACCTTCTCGCCGGGTACTGCGAGGCCAGCGGCACCACAGACGACGCCCTGACCCTGCGGGTGCTGGCGTACACGCTGGACAACGCTACCCGGTACCTCACCCGGCAGCCGGAGGCGCACGAGAACGGCGACCTGTGGTACACCCGCCCCACCACCGCGCTGATGCAGCTGCTGCGGATCAGCCCGCGCGTACCGCAGTGGCAGGAGGCGCTGGGGCAGTGA
- the xpt gene encoding xanthine phosphoribosyltransferase — translation MQALVDAIRQQGEILPGGILKVDGLVNHQLLPHLTREMGETFARHFAPLNPNKIVTIEVSGIAPAIATAMVLGVPMVYARKKKPVTMKEPIFTAQSVSRTKGGVVDLFVSSEFLGADDRVVVIDDFLASGGTLRALAGMIDVSGAQLLGIGCVVEKQFESGREKLADLNVPIHTLANIVRMSEAEGILVEAGR, via the coding sequence ATGCAGGCACTCGTGGACGCCATTCGGCAGCAGGGCGAGATTCTCCCCGGCGGCATTCTCAAGGTGGACGGACTGGTCAACCACCAGCTTCTCCCGCACCTGACGCGCGAGATGGGGGAGACCTTCGCGCGGCACTTCGCGCCCCTGAACCCGAACAAGATCGTGACCATCGAGGTCAGCGGCATCGCGCCCGCCATCGCCACCGCCATGGTGCTGGGCGTGCCGATGGTGTACGCCCGCAAGAAGAAACCCGTCACCATGAAAGAACCCATCTTCACCGCGCAGTCCGTCAGTCGCACCAAGGGCGGCGTGGTGGACCTGTTCGTCAGCAGCGAGTTCCTGGGCGCAGACGACCGCGTGGTCGTCATCGACGACTTCCTCGCGTCGGGCGGCACGCTGCGCGCCCTGGCGGGCATGATCGACGTCAGCGGCGCGCAGCTGCTCGGGATCGGCTGCGTGGTGGAAAAGCAGTTCGAGTCGGGCCGCGAGAAACTCGCCGACCTGAACGTCCCTATCCACACGCTGGCGAACATCGTCCGCATGAGCGAAGCCGAGGGAATCCTGGTCGAGGCCGGACGCTGA
- a CDS encoding peptidylprolyl isomerase, which translates to MSDHYQQDGFTVTPELSAERQTRFSAAPELGDGIEPGKNYRAVLETSKGRIVVELFADDAPVTVNSFAYLLRHHYYDGIKFHRVIDGFMAQAGDPTGTGAGGPGYDFEDEPNDHRHRGKGILSMANRGPNTNGSQFFITFVDTPHLDGRHTVFGKVVEGLDVLDRLTRIEPGRMGTADVIETAYLVEK; encoded by the coding sequence ATGAGTGACCACTACCAGCAGGATGGCTTCACCGTCACCCCCGAACTGAGCGCCGAGCGCCAGACCCGCTTCAGCGCGGCCCCCGAACTCGGGGACGGCATCGAACCCGGCAAGAACTACCGCGCCGTGCTGGAAACCAGCAAGGGCCGCATCGTCGTCGAACTGTTCGCGGACGACGCGCCCGTCACCGTGAACAGCTTCGCGTACCTGCTGCGCCACCACTACTACGACGGCATCAAGTTCCACCGCGTCATCGACGGCTTCATGGCGCAGGCCGGTGACCCCACCGGCACCGGCGCCGGCGGCCCCGGCTACGACTTCGAGGACGAACCCAACGACCACCGCCACCGCGGCAAGGGCATCCTGAGCATGGCGAACCGCGGCCCGAACACCAACGGCAGCCAGTTCTTCATCACCTTCGTGGATACCCCCCATCTCGACGGCCGCCACACCGTGTTCGGCAAGGTCGTCGAGGGTCTGGACGTGCTCGACCGCCTCACCCGCATCGAGCCGGGCCGCATGGGCACCGCCGACGTGATCGAAACCGCGTACCTCGTCGAGAAGTAA
- a CDS encoding sodium:proton antiporter codes for MLSAFAVLLCVTALLAYLNDRFLHFPTTVGVTLAGALASILLIALDAVGVPGLRGWAAGVLQTLDFTNFVLNGILSVLLFAGALSLDARQMLRQRRSILLLAFLSTLISTALIGFAAYGVFALVGLDVPLMWALLFGALISPTDPVAVLDLLKRARVPVKIETLIAGESLFNDGVGVVIFLALAGAAGLGGHGAQVSAAGVAGLFAQEALGGLAFGALLGGLGYALLRGVKEHAVEILLTLALVVGGYVAAAALGISGPLAMVVAGLVISAYKHTLFTPSTQELVEGFWETVDQVLNILLFAFIGLDVLLTETTGAQILASVILIGVALAARWISVALPFALVRAREGYGAYTVRLLTWGGLRGGIAISLALGLPDSPYRTHVVTVTYAIVLFTIAVQGLTIMPIVRRAVEATPDEG; via the coding sequence ATGCTGAGTGCTTTTGCTGTGCTGCTGTGCGTGACCGCGCTGCTGGCGTACCTGAACGACCGGTTCCTGCACTTTCCGACGACGGTGGGGGTGACGCTGGCGGGGGCGCTGGCGAGCATCCTGCTGATCGCGCTCGACGCCGTGGGCGTGCCGGGCCTGCGCGGGTGGGCGGCGGGGGTGCTGCAGACGCTGGATTTCACGAATTTCGTGCTGAACGGGATTCTCAGTGTGCTGCTGTTCGCGGGGGCGCTGAGCCTGGACGCGCGGCAGATGCTGCGGCAGCGGCGGAGCATCCTGCTGCTGGCGTTCCTGAGTACGCTGATCAGCACGGCGCTGATCGGGTTCGCGGCGTACGGGGTGTTCGCGCTGGTGGGGCTGGACGTGCCGCTGATGTGGGCGCTGCTGTTCGGCGCGCTGATCAGCCCGACGGACCCGGTGGCGGTGCTGGACCTGCTGAAGCGGGCGCGGGTGCCGGTGAAGATCGAGACGCTCATCGCCGGGGAGAGCCTGTTCAACGACGGGGTGGGCGTGGTGATCTTCCTGGCGCTGGCGGGCGCGGCGGGCCTGGGCGGGCATGGCGCGCAGGTCAGCGCGGCGGGCGTGGCGGGCCTGTTCGCGCAGGAGGCGCTGGGCGGGCTGGCGTTCGGGGCGCTGCTGGGCGGCCTGGGCTACGCGCTGCTGCGCGGCGTGAAGGAGCACGCCGTGGAGATCCTCCTGACGCTGGCGCTGGTCGTGGGCGGGTACGTGGCGGCCGCCGCGCTGGGCATCAGCGGGCCGCTGGCGATGGTCGTGGCGGGCCTGGTGATCTCCGCGTACAAGCACACGCTGTTCACGCCGAGCACGCAGGAACTCGTGGAGGGCTTCTGGGAGACCGTCGATCAGGTGCTGAACATCCTGCTGTTCGCGTTCATCGGTCTGGACGTACTCCTGACCGAAACGACCGGCGCGCAGATCCTCGCGAGCGTCATCCTGATCGGCGTGGCGCTCGCCGCCCGCTGGATCAGCGTGGCGCTGCCGTTCGCGCTGGTGCGCGCCCGCGAGGGCTACGGGGCGTACACGGTGCGCCTCCTGACCTGGGGCGGGCTGCGCGGCGGGATCGCCATCAGCCTCGCGCTGGGCCTGCCGGACAGCCCGTACCGCACGCACGTCGTGACGGTCACGTACGCCATCGTGCTGTTCACCATCGCCGTGCAGGGCCTCACGATCATGCCCATCGTGCGCCGCGCCGTGGAGGCCACACCGGACGAGGGTTGA
- the rpoZ gene encoding DNA-directed RNA polymerase subunit omega: MAERDIDKLLSMTDSKYRLSVVTAKRALQLRSGAPSVLPVEQRVRTRNLVTQAMRELATGKLTVGTNMIDEQRFHQDYVRQRQAQLQAQLNAERERERD; the protein is encoded by the coding sequence ATGGCAGAACGAGATATTGACAAGCTGCTGTCAATGACCGACAGCAAGTACCGACTGAGCGTCGTGACCGCCAAGCGTGCGCTGCAGCTGCGCAGCGGCGCGCCGAGCGTGCTGCCGGTCGAGCAGCGCGTCCGCACGCGGAATCTGGTCACGCAGGCGATGCGGGAACTGGCGACCGGGAAACTCACGGTCGGCACGAACATGATCGACGAGCAGCGCTTCCATCAGGATTACGTGCGTCAGCGCCAGGCCCAGCTGCAGGCGCAGCTGAACGCCGAACGCGAACGCGAACGGGACTGA